The nucleotide window ACCTGTTCATTAGCTGCCCTAGGTTAGGCAAGTTTTTCATAGCAAAATGTGCTTGCTATCTAGAGGCGTATTTGTTTTAGGGTGCCATTAACACTATCATTTGGGTTTCAGCAGCCATAAAAGAATTGATATTTTGGCACAAGATGACATCTTCCTATCTGTATTTTGCTGTGACTCCAGAGCTGATAACAGTGTCATAGTGTCTATGATTATTCCATGACTAGTTAGGAAAGTGCCTGCACTTAAGTTTAATTTCAGGGGAGCTGTTTGGTGGCTTTCTGTTGAACGACTGTAGTTACTACAGCAAGAGTTACTTCCTACCTCTGTAAGCAAACACTGATGGCTTTCCTGCTGATTAAGTCAACAATAAAACTGGGAATGAACTGTTGATTGATTCGGATTCAGCACACaaggaaaaacagatttgcaggtCCTCAGCTGGCAGGAATGAGGACCCACCTTTTCAAGGCAGCTGAGCTGATCTGCTACGTagctccttcctcttccctgccaCCAGTCCTGGCATTCCTCTGGTTCCAAGATGTAACAGAAACATATCCTGaatagaaaattattctttttctcccTAAAGTGGTTCACTACAGGGTCAGATGAGTGCCAGAGCTGGCATAAGGGAGGAGGAAGGTATGGTGGAGGGAGGTATGTCCCTTCCAGAAGCAGTGACGCTTAACTGCGCCGTAAAATCACATCCCCTGTCCGTCTCAGCTGATTGCAGAGGAGCTGCATGGAAACTACGTCAACTGGGATATGGCCCCAATTAATTAGGAAATGTTTTCTAAGGTAAAGCACGTTGGAAGGAGAAAGCCTGCTGGTTTTTTTTACTGAATGGAACTGCAGACTGTCACGTGCTTACGGCAGCACAGCTCGCTGGCTCCCTGCTAGGCTGACTGCACTCACATGTGTGTCAGGGGATTCTGCTGCAACAGCTTTGCTGCTTTAATTATATCTTCAGATGCCGTAGAAGGTGTTGGGATGTGTCCAGTTCTTGtgctgtcctttttttcccctctaaattcTGTGTTTGTGAGGGAGATGGAATCGGGTGAGCACAAAACACAACTCTCGCTTTGAAGTCAGCAGTTGTTCCGCTGTAGGCATCCATGGGAGAGATTTCACTTTTAGCATGATTGTAAAGTTTTGGAAGACTCGATTTCTGGCACTAGACTGAACTAAGCAAAGTTCTGTTCAAGTCTGTTGGGAGAAAAAACATCCTTACGCTCGTTCTCAAGATACAACCTCCAAAACCAATTCCTCACTTCTACCTTCTATGATGAATTCATGCCATGTAGTTACCCTTATATATTTAGGACTCTATCTCTGTAGTTTAACCTTTCAAAAAGGTAAATGCAACTAAATGTGTGgtgttggattatttttttttattttttttttagaattagtCCCAGCACCGTGACTTTTCCGTCATGTCAGAACCAATCACGCTCAATGTTGGAGGTAAACTCTATACCACCTCTCTGTCCACCCTGACCAGCTTTCCAGACTCCATGCTGGGGGCCATGTTTAGTGGGAAGATCCCAACCAAGAAGGACAGCCAAGGCAACTGCTTTATTGACAGAGATGGCAAAATCTTCCGCTATATCCTGAACTTCTTACGAACTTCTCACTTGGACCTCCCTGAAGACTTTCAGGAAATGGGCTTACTTCGACGGGAGGTAGATTTTTATCAAATTCAGCCCCTGATTGAGGCCTTGCAGGAGAAGGAGGTGGAGCTTTCTAAAGCAGAGAAGAATGCCATGCTCAACATCACCCTCGATCAGAAGACCCAGACTGTTCACTTCACTGTCAGAGAAGCACCCCAGATCTACAGCCTGTCTTCCTCCAACATGGAAGTGTTCAGTGCTCATATCTTCTCCACATCATGTCTGTTTTTGAAGCTTCTCGGTTCCAAACTTTACTATTGCTTCAACGGAAACCTCTCTTCCATATCCAGCTACCTGCAGGACCCCAACCATTTGACCTTAGATTGGGTTGCAAGTGTGGAAGGCCTTCCTGAAGAAGAGTACACCAGGCAGAACTTAAAGAGACTCTGGGTGGTGCCAGATAATAAGCAAATCAATAGTTTCCAGGTGTTTGTGGAAGAAGTGCTAAAAATAGCCATGAGCGATGGTTTCTGCATAGATTCTTCGCACCCACATACTTCAGATTTCATGAATAATAAGATTATTCGCCTAATTCGATACAAGTAGGAATAGCTGTTTATTATGGTGCCAGCATGGAGATAACACAGGTTAAGTGTTTCCCTTTAAAACACACTTACAGCCTAATTCAGAATCATGCTTATCTGGATTAAGAGTCACTAACAGGGAGATGATTTTCCTTTAATGTATTTACCAATACGACCTTTCAGAATATGTCCATATTCTAGATGGAAGGAATATTGTCTAGCACCTGAATTAAGGACTGGTTCTGTCTCTGCctccacctctgacctgctgtaCAATTGTGGAGAAAATCACTTAACTTCTGTCCTTCCTACATTTTCCAGTTGGAAAATCGGAGTGATCCTTAACCTATATTGCAAGGGAATGTGAGGGTTCAGTAATCAAGGTTTGGAAGGTATCTGGAGAACGGATGCGGTGAAAGATGCCACGGAGCTGCAGTGCAGCAGACAGCCCCGGGGGCACATTTTCCATGTCTTGCCATATCACCTGTGCAGAGCATCCAAGCAGCTTGGTTGGATCCGCAGAGAATCAGCCTCCCCACGTGCACGCACTCACTACAGCTGTAAAGGGTGGTGCAAACGGCAAATGAGTAAGGGA belongs to Strix uralensis isolate ZFMK-TIS-50842 chromosome 2, bStrUra1, whole genome shotgun sequence and includes:
- the KCTD21 gene encoding BTB/POZ domain-containing protein KCTD21 — protein: MSEPITLNVGGKLYTTSLSTLTSFPDSMLGAMFSGKIPTKKDSQGNCFIDRDGKIFRYILNFLRTSHLDLPEDFQEMGLLRREVDFYQIQPLIEALQEKEVELSKAEKNAMLNITLDQKTQTVHFTVREAPQIYSLSSSNMEVFSAHIFSTSCLFLKLLGSKLYYCFNGNLSSISSYLQDPNHLTLDWVASVEGLPEEEYTRQNLKRLWVVPDNKQINSFQVFVEEVLKIAMSDGFCIDSSHPHTSDFMNNKIIRLIRYK